TAGCATTGAATGCCTCGGCTAGGCTATTATCTATTATCTACTGAATTACATTCAGCGTTATAATTGAAACATGCTTTGCAAAACCTTGTCTCATCTGCATCTAAAAGAGTTGCGACTACcgtctcttttttctttttcaagagCAACGCACGTTTGTTCAAAGCATGGTACATTAGTGGCTTTCACACATACTTAAAAGGCCTTTTGCAAACCCTTTGCTCTAAACCTATTTTGACCTTTTTAAACCCAATTTTCCCATACATACCTAGCACAAAACCTATACCCTGCATATGGGAATAGTAGTTTAACAACTTTTTTTAACCcttacaaaattaaattaaaaaatataaaaaaaatgatatactATAAACTATGCAAatcaacaaattaattaaaagcaATATTACCTTTTGTTGATATGATATGAATGTCCACCCATACCTATCAGGAGTGCCAATGTCTCTTTCAAAATCTCAAGAAACCAAGTCCATTATGCCGTAGACTCGACCTTCACAACACACCATGCTAGAGGAAACATTTTGTTATTTGCCTCCCTAGCCACAACTATTAGTAACTCCCCTTTATCTATTCCTTTTAAATAGCACCTATCCTATCCTAAGATAGACCTACATCTAGCTAAGTAGCCTCTTCTCAAAGCatcaaaacaattataaaaccttTGGAATAAGGGTCGGAATCTAAGAGCAAGCCTTTCTATCTTAATTTCAATTGTACTCCCTTTATTAGATCTTCTCAACTTTTCTGCAAAATCATATAAAGCCGCATACTCTTCAATCACATCTATCTCCATCCCTTTTAGTACCTTTAGCTTAGTTCTTCTAGCCTTAGTGATGTTGATATACATTACAATGTTATAAGAATGTCAACAATTTTGTAAGAGATTCAGTAATtctgtaaaaaattcaataattctataagaaatttagtattttttttaagaatgttAGTAATTTCATATGTTAACCAATAATTTACAAAGTTAAGAAATTAGATAACAGTATAAAGTTGTAAGAgattcaataattttataataaggAATTCACTAATTTTTCTCAAAACTTTATTATAttctagtaaaaaaattatagtcataataaattaaataatatacagaaaatactataaaattataaataatttattcttCTACTGCTGCTAACAAATTATTACTCACCATAAACTCTTTCTAAACTCTTTCTTTTTAAGAGCTGACCTTAGAACTCTCCATTTTTATAATATGGGTGTAtgaaaaatgagaaattattttatggacccttCCCGTTGCATCATCTATGGtcccttttcaattatttaatgacatttcaacaatttttccCATGTCATTGTcgcataattttagtaatttttttaccctgaacccctaaccctaaccctcaaacccaaaatcttaaaccctaaaccctaaacctcaaaaccaaaaccctaaccttaaacaTTGATTTCGAACaccaaaccttaaaccccaaatgtgaatctcaaactttaaaccctaaacctcaaGCTCAAACCCCAAACTTGAACCTAAATCTTAAACTTGAACCCCGAACCCTGAGGATTAGTGGTTCGGGTTCGAGGCTTAAGGTTCAATGTTCTGGGATCGGGGTTCAAGATTCAGGATaaaaaaattgctaaaattatgtaccaatgaaatggaaaaattaattgaaatgtcattaaataattgaaaagtgaCTATGAATAATGTGGTGGGAATGGTCCATGAAataatttctaattaaaaatatttaagataTTTTAAAATAGAGTTACTCACTTTTTACCAAACATATTACAAGTTAGAGTTGTCTATCATTATCAAAACAAAAACTCTTTTTACTAAGGAGAactcttttttattaaattagaaacTTTTATTACATATAAGAAAATACGGAAATTTTTGGGGCATACCCCCACACAATTTTCTATTTTGGGCCAAATACAACACAGTTGTTTTTTTTGATACAACCAACACACAATTATTATTGGATaatacataaaaagaaaaataatagggcatgcaattcatttattataagtatatttatGGGTTCATTTACTGGGGTAATTTGTTAAGTTTACAATAACTATAGTCCTTGAATTTCTTGGGCTTATATTTAGGAGGATTTTGAGGATCAACAAGCTGAGGAAGTGGCCCAACCACAAATTCCCCTGGAGGCTCCAAGAATACAGGCCATGACATCCTTGTTTTCTTCTTATCTACCGTCGTCCGATGCAAGACTGCCTTGTACTTTCCATTGCTTAGTATCTACATTTGTTATACAATTACTTTTAAATCCTATAAAAATTTCCTCACATCTAAAACtgcatttcaaataaaaaagctacattaaatatctaaaagtataatggagtaatttaaaattttttttataagttaatgTATACACGTTGAAGTATGTTTAAACTGAAAGAATAATAAAAAGCATTGAATGAGGAAAATGAAGACACCTCAATTTGGTCGCCAATGTGAACAATGAGGGCGCCAGGGATGTACTTGGCGTCAATCCAATGGTCATCCTTGAATACCTGCAATCCAGGGACCTCGTTGGGCACCAACACAGTCATGGCAGAAAGATCAGTGTGGGAAGCAACCCCAAGAGTAAGATCAGGACGTGGACATGGCGGATAATAGTTTATCTTCATCAGATACTCAATCTCCTCTCCTCCTGCTCCTTCTTTCAGGACATCTGCTTCAAGCCCAAGCCCTATTGATAGCCGTTTAAACAGTTTATTCACCACCTTTCTCACCTCTTGCGCATACTCTTCGTTCACCGCTCTACCACCAAAccaataattgtttttttaatatataatcttattaaaaattaaagcacAAGAAAAATGATTATATCATGCATAAACTATGGATTTAATCACCTGTAAGAAGGAGGATTTTTGGGCCAGAACTGGTGGTTAATACATGAAGCAGGCCATATCCTGTGGAAAAGGTGATCAGACCAGTTCTTCTTACCATTAACATCTTCCCCAACCTTGCTTCCATACCCTTCAATGGTGTGTGCACTAGGAGGCTTAGCATACACCTCTTTCTCTTCTGGTGGTAGATTGAAGAACTGCTTTCCAACTAGTTGCAGTGTTTGGATTAGATCAAG
The sequence above is drawn from the Gossypium hirsutum isolate 1008001.06 chromosome A05, Gossypium_hirsutum_v2.1, whole genome shotgun sequence genome and encodes:
- the LOC107959505 gene encoding flavonol synthase/flavanone 3-hydroxylase isoform X1 translates to MEVERVQAIVSSSLTEDNIPTEFIRPEDEQPAITTFHGPIPDIPVIDFSDPDQDNIIRLIAKASRDWGIFQVVNHGIPLDLIQTLQLVGKQFFNLPPEEKEVYAKPPSAHTIEGYGSKVGEDVNGKKNWSDHLFHRIWPASCINHQFWPKNPPSYRAVNEEYAQEVRKVVNKLFKRLSIGLGLEADVLKEGAGGEEIEYLMKINYYPPCPRPDLTLGVASHTDLSAMTVLVPNEVPGLQVFKDDHWIDAKYIPGALIVHIGDQIEILSNGKYKAVLHRTTVDKKKTRMSWPVFLEPPGEFVVGPLPQLVDPQNPPKYKPKKFKDYSYCKLNKLPQ
- the LOC107959505 gene encoding flavonol synthase/flavanone 3-hydroxylase isoform X2 is translated as MEVERVQAIVSSSLTEDNIPTEFIRPEDEQPAITTFHGPIPDIPVIDFSDPDQDNIIRLIAKASRDWGIFQVVNHGIPLDLIQTLQLVGKQFFNLPPEEKEVYAKPPSAHTIEGYGSKVGEDVNGKKNWSDHLFHRIWPASCINHQFWPKNPPSYRAVNEEYAQEVRKVVNKLFKRLSIGLGLEADVLKEGAGGEEIEYLMKINYYPPCPRPDLTLGVASHTDLSAMTVLVPNEVPGLQVFKDDHWIDAKYIPGALIVHIGDQIEF